The window gcatcatttttcatttgacttaTTCATCTTTGCTCAGAGCTTTTATCAAGAAATGTTTGATTCAGAAGAACTTCTGTGTGTTCCGCAATGCTTTGACTCTGATCTATGACTCTATGATCTATGAATCTAATTTAAAATACATTACATATTATTGCTTTTATTCCCTTGAGAAAAGGTAAGTATAAGCATCTAAGCAGATTCTTAGTATTCACATCTGTCATATTCCTACCAATAATAATTTAACAATAATAGTGATAACGTTGATGacataataatagaatttatatagcatttaaaagtttgcaaagagctttacaaataaatcattttatccttacaacaatcctgggaagtaggaaTTATGATCCCTATGATCATACAGATGATGAAACCGaggcaaaaaaagattaagtgacaaaCCCTATTACATAGTTAACAGGTAGGtaaagccagattttaattcagatcttcttgaattAAGATTCAACACTCTATATCCACTGCTCTACCAAGCTACCTGAAGACAGGTAAAATTAATCTGGATTTTGTAAGACTGTTTATTTTTACCTAACAGGTAAAATTGCAGAAATCCTAATTGAAATATtgggaaatgaaaattttcagtttttcccatattgatggaaaataacaaaaagataaaaaaaaaacaagggctCTGCTTCTCAAATTTCTGTTCGCTACAAATCCTGAAAAAACTTTTTTCACCATAACATGACAATCTTACCTTCATAGTGTCAATTTTGCCTTTAACTTGTTCATTTTTGGCTAGAGCCCGCTCTAAACATTCTTTGGTGTACAGCTGGGGATTACGGCCTTGATCAATATATCTGAAAATATCAAACACCTCATGTTAAATTATCATTAAGAATAAAATACTCTGAAAAACAAAGTAATTAAAACATTAGGTACATGGATAGTATAACTGCTAAGGTACTCTGTGTCAAAATAATTCAATGTACAAAATGATTTATtctataaaaacatgaaaaatatatttactttttagaGTTCAGTGTCCAATCAACTATTTCTTATACATTAGATCAAGAAGTAAATTAGAAGATCTATTACTATCTTCTACTAATACTAATAACTCAagaatcaatatatatatatatatatatatatatatatatatatatatatatattacttctaaattaaataattatcaaaactaacAATAATTTTTGTCTGCTATTCTGACTTTTCACAATGCTTTTACTTCTGTTATTTTGGTTTAATTCTCAAAACAACTATGTGAagtaaagaaaacattatacCATCTGACAGATAAGAATGTTAAAATCTGAAAAGGCTGAGTGATATGATACATAGCAATTATGACAGCATATGGCAAGTTAGCAGAACTAAACCTATGATATAAGACTCATAAATCTGAGCCCACCCTATACGCATGCCATTACTATTGACTTAAGTTTAGAATAAATTCCAAGGAAATTCTCCCCTTAGAAGTATCTGTTGTACTACTTCTAGAAATTAACCACTATtcccataaaaatattttagttcagTTTTTTGTGATTCCATCAAGACACACAACTTAGGTCTGCACACATATTTTAACTTTACTACATAgcaaagatttgctttttcacaTATGAAATAATTTGGCCTTATAGCCTAAAAGTCAAGTTGAATTATACAGTAATGAATTAACAAATTATGCAAAACCCAATTCATACTGTGCATGATACAGCTAAAGTTACttccaaagaatttaaatattacaAGTTATTGcttatgaccaaaaaaaacctGGTTTTGAATTATAACAGTCAATTTTCTGCATCAAAAATTGGCATATTCTATGAATTCCACTTAAGTTACATTTCAGAGAGCAGGTGGaatgaaagaaacagaattaGCCAACATTGCAAATACAAGCCATAAAGTTCCAATGGAGAAAATGGGCAGGGTCAGTAACATGTGGGAGAAAGTTTTGATGTTGGATACAAAGACAGTTCAAGGGCTGAGGAAATGGCAGAATACAGAAAAGATGGGCTAAAAAGCATCTTCCTTTGAGTGTAGGAAATGTTATAATTTGGTCATAATATCCCCAGTTCCTTGCATACAACtggtatttaatatttatttctccatTCAGCCAAATAGCATTTAAAGgcatactatgtgctagacagTGTTGggtgctaagaatacaaagagagAGTTCTCCAATCTAATTTATATCGTAATGGGGGAAGGGACACAAAAGGAGCATAAAAACATTCAGATAAgcaaacataatatatataggatatacACATCTGTTATCCAGAGAACTCTGATATCAACTTCCACAAATCATTTAAGATTGTTAGCAGTTCTCATAATGACTGACAGAACTttgtttgctgatttttaaatttcctcagGGCTTACTATTGTGTTActatttgctgaatgaataatTGATCACAAGAGAGATAGTTATCCTTTCAACATCATGATTTTTCCCCCAGCAGTTTCAATGTATCTCAGgttaatataagaaattaaatgggaatttgggggcgATTTTGTTGAAAACtgcagacaacacagaaaagaacttaatccaaattttataataaacaaCTCGAAACAGAAAAATTCAGACATTCTCTAATATAAAGGGCCAAAAATCTTTCcctcccctgaggcaactggggttaagtgatttgctcagggttacacagctaggatgtgctaagtgtctgagaccagatttgaactcaggtagctcctgacttcagggctggtgctgtatcctcTGTGCTACCTAGCGCGAACTCTTCACCAGTGCAAATTGTCACCTTCTCTACAACTTAGTCTTAGAAAGCTGCAGAGAacacaaagaggttaagtgacttacctaagaaCACACAAGCAGTATGCAACAGAGATTTTATGTATCTAACCATTTATCCTATGTAGACAGGAAAAGAAAGGTCTAACCAGAGAAAATTTCAGCTCTCTGCATAAATAGGACTTAAAAACTTGTGAAGGTACTCTTTATGTTTTAATAATCTTTCTCTATATGAAAATTCTgtcaatttttaaagatttctaaacctggtaacttaaaaaaaaaaagaatttaacctggtaattaaaaaaaaaaaaaagattttagtcaATTTCTGTCCACACACTCTACTTACTCAAAGATTTACTATTaaactaatataaaaaaattatacttactCAAAGACTTCTAAAGGAACACTAATATCATGAAGCTGCTGTCGACACTTGTCAATATCCTGTAAGCCAGTCACAATGAAATTTCTAAacatgaaacaaaaattaaattcagtTAAATATTTTAAGCACTAAGAATAAAGAGCACATGCTaataagacagacagacagacacacacacacatcatttaGCTAACCTCAATTACAGTAATTCTCTACTGAATCACTACCCTGTTATGGTGGAAGGGCTCAATGAAACTATCATTttatacatgttatacatgtatacatgtatatacaggGCAGGGCCTTTATCTCCACCAACAGGGAGAAAATTCCATATCAATGGGTTTTGGAACTGAAGTTACATAAAATAAGACTGGAGCCAGATTTATACATGGAGTTATACATGGCATCATTACCCAAGATAGGTCATAAGGGAGAGTTCTGACAAAAGGTGATCCATGGGAGAAGGAAatccactgcagtatctttggcCACATAAACTCCAATGACAATAATGGAGGACAGAAGAATCAATGTATGCTTTGTCCccggggtcaggaagagtcaaacacaactgaacaactgcTACTCTAGGGtgacctgtgtgaccctgaacaacaGTTAGTGGActcttttaatctttaaattgAGGAGATACAAACTACATGAACATTATGAAACATCTCAGTTCTCAATCTCTGATCCTGTTTCTTCTCATACATCCATAAATGGGTGTACATGTGtctacatacatatgcacactaCATTTGTAGGTATGTATTTGGagatgaatatacatatatatgcatgacAGTACTGAGAATATATAGTGTaactatatgtataatatatgcataaaatgACTGTATGATGGTTATACTCTCTGTTCTGTACAAGAGTAAAACTGCAgtagacatacacacactcatattaTATATCTAGATACAACTACTTATACAAATCTATGTCTCTTAACTTCTTTCCTATCTGTTCACAGTCCAAAATGCGCAGAATTACAGCTCAAAACTTGTCCGTGTGATTAATTTATCGGATCTGCAGATCCTTAGACAGTAGGAGCTATATTCAAGTTCCACAACCATTCCTGCAGCGTACAGCCCTAACCCCCTTCCTTTCCAGCTGCCATGCCAGCCTAAACTTTCAGTAGAGAATAACAAGTCTCATTTACATAAGACTAATAGAGTGCTTTCCTCCCAACGATCCTAAGAGACGATAACTTATGTATTTATCCCCGCTTTACAAAAGTTTAAGCGGAGGCTGGCAAGGTCGCCATCACGCCCAAAGTGAAAGCAATCAGTCCGCAATGAGGTCCGAACCTACGACTCCGGACTCCAAATGCAACTTTCCTCACCACACTGAAGTGCTAGGTATGACACTTTACTGAGCCGTTCTTTTCTCTCTGCTGCTTCCCCCGGTCTTCAAAGCCGGGCTGCAGTAACCCGCAGCAGTGGCCGCGGTTAAAGCCAGCAGAGAGAGGCGCTCCCGCGAGGGCTCGCCTCCCGCAACCCTGCCCCCCACCCCGCGCCCTCCCCttccgccccccccccacccatCCCCCCACCGGCGCTCGATCTTTTCCTCCATCTGCCTGCAGAGCCTGCCTCTAGCCCCCGGGGGAGAAGCAGCGCGGGGAAAGAGGGCCAGGGGTGTGACACGGAGGGGGGCGCCACCGCTCTCACAGTTTCTGGTTGAGTCCCGCCTGGCTGCTGGGCTGGAAGTCGCTGACGATAATGCCGAGCTGGCGGATGTTCTCCACGAACTTCTCCAGATGCTCCTCGAGGTGGTCAAACTTCTCCGCCATCTCCGGATCCCGCGAAACCGCCGCTTCTTTAAACCGCACCAGGGAGACCACAACGCCGCCTCCGCCGTGGCGGCCGTAGTCACCGCCGCTCCTCTTCCTACTTCCGGCCGGCAGCCCGGCGAGTCGTACTATGCCTGCTGCGATGTTCTCCCGACTCTCTCGTTCCCTCGAGGGGCAATCTGACGAGGGCCAGCGCTCGGATCCAGCGCACCTCCCATTTAACCGCACGGGCTCACAAGCCGCTTGTACGCCATCCGCCCCTTGAAGCTCCTCGGCGGAGCCTAGCGCTCCGAACTTCCGCATTTGCCCTCCAAGTCTCACTCCACTTCCCTGATCTTCGGGACCTTCTGTCCAGCCTCTCCAATTTAAATCTAACAACCTTTAACTCCTGCCTTAAGTCTTAAGTAAGCCGAAGTAAACTCATCTCTTTGCCTCCATCTGCACCCAAGCTTCCGTGAGCTCGTTCTtcgataaaattttaaattctaaaatctaATGGTAAAGGAAACCAGCTGTATTGAAATAAGATCATTTTTGTCCTTCTATTCCAAAAGCTTCACAGAATCCTCTCAGAATCATTTTAAGACCTCAGTCTAAGAACTCTGAATTGGTTTCTCAAGGTTACAGCTTTCAACTCTTAATGAGATGTCTCCTAAGTCTTTTGTTTCTATTCAAAGTTACTTACATCGGAAAATCTTCTAAGTACCCCATATAAGAACCGGATGATTCTCAAAGGATGTTCAAGGAACTCCTAGGAAATGACCAAAAAGTCACTTATTGATTCATGGCGCTATTACATCTGGAAAGTTTTGTGAATTATAATAAGAATCGATCCCGGAATTTCGTGGAAAAGAACTAGGAAATAGAAGTCCTTTTAGTTCATGGCTTTAACAAAAAGGATGGAATTAAGGATGATCGGATTTGGGAAAGACGGAAAGGTAAGGAAAgtaaagacaagaaaagaaggaaggaaagaagaagaaggaaggaagcaaggaaaggaaggaaagaagaaaggaaggaagaaggaaaaggaaggaaggaaggaaaaggaaggaaggaaggaaagaaaggaaggaagaggaaggaaggaaaggaagggagggaagaaaaggaaggaaggaaggaaaaggaaggaaggaaggaaaaggaaggaaggaaggaagggaaaaaaaggaaggaaggaagggaaaaaggaaggaagggaaaaaaggaaggaaggaagggaaaaaaggaaggaaggaagggaaaaaaaggaaggaaggaagggaaaaaaggaaggaaggaagggaaaaggaaggaaggaagggaaaaaaggaaggaaggaagggaaaaaaaggaaggaagggaaaaggaaggaaggaagggaaaaaggaaggaaggaagggaaaaaaggaaggaaggggaaaaaaggaagggaaggaagggaaaaaaaggaaggaaggaagggaaaaaaggaaggaaggaagggaaaaaaaggaaggaaggaaggaagggaaaaaaggaaggaaggaagggaaaaaaggaaggaaggaaaggaaaaaaggaaggaaggaagggaaagaaaggaaggaaggaaggaagggaaaaaaaggaaggaaggaaggaagggaaaaaaggaaggaagggaaaaaaaggaaggaaggaagggaaaaaaaggaaggaaggaagggaaaaaggaaggaaggaaggaagggaaaaaaaggaaggaaggaagggaaaaaaaggaaggaaggaagggaaaaaaaggaagggaaaaaaggaaggaagggagggaaaaaaggaaggaagggtaaaaagaaaggaaggaaggaagggaaaaaaggaaggaagggaaaaaaagaggaaggaaggaagggaaaaaaggaaggaaggaagggaaaaaaaggaaggaaggaaggacatgttgaggtctagatttggggttagttaaggtctagtggcaggtttggggtacagggagccaaacagagttcccctgcaacccccttagatttgGCACAAGGATACTGAGGTCTAGTAGCTCAgtgaattcccaataaaagcatttattggcccagatagctagattaataaaagaggtttattactgagtttagaagtaggagataggtgaaggtagagataaggagggcactggacagagggtctaATGGACAGAGGGTCGTCACATGGCTGCCacgtttggaatctctgcaaagatgGATTCCCattgtggtccttttaagtccaagacttagctcgaggggctttggggtgtagccccaaagttggctcatatccgggtggggctgggacaggtccggatcttctattggaattcaaagggaccaggatttgtgagtcaaagggtaatttacattagctagggcgGTTGGGagtcaaagattggaatctttccctcatcagaaggaaagaagaaaagggagggagggaaaaaatttgggtAAGGAAGCAGCTCTAAATTCCTAGATCCAGAATAAATCGAAGAATCTTGAGTCTTTCATGACTCCTCAATACCATCCAACAAACTCTTTCTTGGTTTCTGAATTGCTTATTgttaatttgggatttttctgatGTAAGTAGCAGCAATAGAACATAGGGGAGCTTAGAGGATCATCTCATGTAAAGAGTTGAAAGCAACCTTGAAGAAAATCCAATCCAGAGTTCTTAGACTGGGGTCTGTGGAAAGATTTCGGGGGATTCTGTGAACTTTggaatagaaaaaacaaacaatgacaTCCTTATTTCAATACAgctggtttcctttgcaatttatattatgcatttaaaattttataggcACATAAGAGCAATCTCTGCCATTAAAGAAGGAGGGGCAGGAGGAGATGTGAAATAGAGTGTCCAACTTGTACCTGCATGAATAAAAGTCgaataaatatagagaaaataaatacaaagcttGGGGGAAAACATTAGGAGTTAGGGGTTTGGATGAAAGAAGAATTTCATAGAAAAAGTTGTTTTTGAACTTTGTCTTAAAGAAAGTGGGATATTATATAAGTCAAAGGTAAGCGGCAAATACACTCTAAATAAGAAGATAGGAGGTGGAGTGTCTATGAGGAACAGGGAGTTGAATTTATTTGAAGTATATTGTTGTGCCACATACAATTCTTTgtgaactcatttggggttttcttggaaaaacatATCATagcattttgccatttccttcttgaacTTGTTTATAGATGAAGTTTATGAGTATAggttatatgtataaagtatagAGTGTAACAAAACTGGAAGGATAGATTGCTGCTAATATGTAAAAGATTCTAGAAACAAGACTAtcaagtttatattttttccaagaagCAATAGGGAGTTATTGTAGTTGTAGGGGAATGACACAGTCAAATATTTGATTAAAGATAGTGAATAgttttgatttatcttttttagctgaggcaattgtgtgaagaccacgtattttaaaatcagccggagtcaggaattcaggttaggggaaaatcttcaatctttattctcagtgaagaaagatcggaggtggaagagaattggccatagcaatgtgtgcagctgagtcaagaagctagctagaccagcagccacacaaacagcagctgctagcatggaacccaggccaatctcttccagcctcttcctgtctctctgcctccacccaccaaaatcgtcatttcctatacaacacatcaggacttgcacagagagtgggcggggccattctttatccaagcatgtatattaatagagtatagtccaattactatttagcctcatgtgcttgggacctcagtgcatcaactcaatcCTCAACCCATTacacaattgggattaagtaacttacccagggtcacacagccaggaagtgttaagtgtttgagatcaaatttgaactcaggtcctcctgacttcagggctggtgctctatccactgcaccacctacctgccctaattttgatttttttgatggGAGCAATTGCAATAGGGCAGTAGAGAcgtcatggaatcatagaatgttaaaagTGGAAAATTACTTTGAAGATTATCCAATCCAGGTATTCTTAGTCTGAAGCCTACAAATAGATTCCAGAGACATCTATGAACttgtttggggggaaaaaataacatcttttCTTCAATATAATTGGATTCCTTTGtagttctatatattttatctgaggaaaatcactttggcaactttGTGATAGATGTTCTAAAGCGGGGAAATACTTAAGAAAGGATATCAATTAGGAGGTCATTGTGATAGTCCAGGTGAAAAATGAAAGCCTGAACTAAATGGTGGTAGCTTTGTGAGTAAAATTAATGGGTTGGATTTGAGAGATGTTTTAGAGATAGAAATATCAAGATATGATATCaattaaagaaatgttttctttaagaGAGAGGAACCAAAGATAACTCTGAGGTTATAAACTTAAAAGacaatgttggaatctttactaaagtattaagacatttctttacaaagtgtgaagacattggagttgatttgatctgatttggggccagaacttgaaacaaggtattaggtggaactgattgaacaatgcttgtgttcacaagctctttagagagctcaagtatctaagtactcaatggagttcacacaagaGTTCAGGACTAGTatgagctgaattcacacctcccttaggaccagagagcactctgggagataacccagaatccctctccctccagaaggcggagttaacctttgggagatcacataaattaaggaagctcttggagcaaaagagaatttctccagaacatcaacagggctccgagaaagaacactctggaagaaaagactactcgccacagactggagattgagaagccacgagtcggagctgactggagactgaagaaagcagaagcagaagcagaagcagaagcagaggcagaggcagaggcagaggcagaggccaaggacaaagctgcaagatctcttggaccCAAGAAAAACCACCAACAGACAAGAATGACAATTCCCTCTGTAGAAAAAGAGAAGTTTGGTAGATTAGTTCTGTTTTGGGTATGTCAAGTTTGAGATTTCTCTTAGACATTCAATTATAAATGTCTAATAGTCACTTGGTGATATAGGACTAAAACTCAGAAGAACACAAGAACAGCAGCACCACCAAGACAATTCATCATTTCTGTTTTCAGCTTAGCCCATACTGCCTTCTTCCAATGAagcattgttttaaaaaagagaaccaCTTTCCCAGCTACTCTGCTACACCATCTGTCGTTTCAAGAAATGAACAATTAAACGCAAAAATCTAAAGAGTAACAGCAGTTCTCATAGGGCCTGCCCTTGCTTATTCTGAAACCAGTATCCAAACAAGCAACTCTTGGGGATATGGGACCTGACAACTGCCTTTGGTGGGTACTAAAGTCCCTATCTTCTATGTAACCATAATTACAAGACTCAATGAAGAAAGTGCTCCATGTCAAAGTCCTTGACACCATCAAAAttcaaattggaaattaaaatctGTTATTAATTGAAATAAGATGCATTACCATCTACTTTGCTATTACATTCTAATCATCAAATGACTATTCAATGTGACATGCAATTAAATCTCCTAAACATACTGTTGTCTCATATTAAAATATGATCTCCTTGAGATTAAGGGCTATCTCACTTTTCTATGTGTGGCCCCCAAGCTTtgcacacaaaaatatttaataaatgccttttcattcactcattcattcattaccTATAGCTCTACTTATAAATGTAGGAAGTGAAGAATACTCATGGATGACTCCAAGATTTTAAACCTGGATGACTGGAAACAGGGAAATTTGTAAAATTATGGGTTTATACACAGATATAAAACAACTAGgttgtgcaatggatagaacctgggctcaaaattaggaaaatttgaattcaaatcagttttcagatacttactaattgtgtgatcccaagtaattcatttaatcctctttacttcagtatcttcatctgtaaaataagcaggagaaggaaagaacacaCCACTATAGAATcttttcctcccccaaaaaaactacaaatgaggtcaaaaagagttggacatgactgaaacaacagcaacaacacaaGAATATAATGAGTTCTCCTTTCTATGTGCTGTATTTAACATTGCACACagcatttatttttcaagttcaaAAGTTTAATAACACCATGGAGTTTTCCTTGTTACTCCAGtgaaaagtgatttatttttcattcatatatatagcACTGTGTAATgctttaattcaacaaatatttgtctaCTGTGGCTGTTAAAGTAGGCATTAGAGAACATAAAtgagagaagataaaaatatgttcaaaaataaatGGGGTGCAAATTAGAATATATAGTTGAATTCAGCTCTCCtagtcttaatttgtattttatttaatctggTAACTTCCTGTTATCACTAccagattgtaaattccttgaggacaacaGCTATGTCTCATTTATCTG of the Sarcophilus harrisii chromosome 1, mSarHar1.11, whole genome shotgun sequence genome contains:
- the MED10 gene encoding mediator of RNA polymerase II transcription subunit 10; the protein is MAEKFDHLEEHLEKFVENIRQLGIIVSDFQPSSQAGLNQKLNFIVTGLQDIDKCRQQLHDISVPLEVFEYIDQGRNPQLYTKECLERALAKNEQVKGKIDTMKKFKSLLIQELSKVFPEDMAKYRSIRGEDHPPPS